The Ferrimicrobium sp. genome contains a region encoding:
- a CDS encoding TIGR02206 family membrane protein → MTPDTLDCYLGGIGLAIIVTVATCRVARTDPGGKGIIISRVLAILLLAKGALWFYTIFTDGPWHASYGLPLYLCDFAVFVAAAACWWRTPLLVEVTYFWALAGVVQALITPDLPRTLSHLLVFQYTFGHLAVVAAAIYLVVGLKIYPRRFAIVKVYGVTLLFTAGTGLIDWLTGGNYMFLRRTPHSWSILNLFGPWPWYIVVAGLVAVVFFLVLNLPFWWMRREEAGVPTQKMTVSPASVREGPR, encoded by the coding sequence ATGACGCCAGACACGTTGGATTGCTACCTTGGTGGAATTGGCCTTGCCATCATTGTGACCGTCGCCACCTGTCGTGTTGCGCGCACCGATCCTGGCGGCAAAGGAATCATAATCTCCCGAGTACTCGCCATCCTTCTCCTGGCAAAAGGTGCGTTGTGGTTTTATACAATCTTCACCGATGGACCTTGGCATGCGAGCTACGGGCTTCCCCTCTACCTCTGTGATTTTGCGGTCTTTGTTGCGGCAGCTGCCTGCTGGTGGCGCACTCCGCTCCTGGTTGAGGTCACCTATTTCTGGGCACTAGCGGGTGTGGTCCAGGCATTGATCACGCCCGATCTACCACGCACCCTCTCTCACTTACTGGTCTTTCAGTACACCTTTGGTCATCTCGCCGTGGTTGCAGCTGCTATCTACCTAGTCGTTGGACTCAAGATCTACCCTCGACGCTTCGCTATCGTCAAGGTCTATGGGGTTACGCTACTCTTCACCGCTGGTACCGGATTGATCGATTGGCTCACCGGTGGCAACTACATGTTCCTGCGAAGGACGCCACACTCTTGGAGTATTCTCAACCTCTTCGGACCGTGGCCTTGGTACATCGTCGTTGCAGGGCTCGTTGCTGTTGTCTTCTTCCTCGTTCTCAATCTCCCCTTCTGGTGGATGCGCAGAGAAGAGGCCGGTGTTCCAACGCAGAAAATGACGGTCAGCCCAGCCTCTGTCCGAGAGGGCCCGAGATAG
- a CDS encoding DUF58 domain-containing protein, which produces MQRRYTARFALLLLATWVTLIFAVIDGPAIIVIGAPLMLLVAIGLLWPRTPFGAVKLEAGDSAMCFEGDAMTFRINLEALRSQRYRIELRSGDLLLGDAEVASESAMITVIFPCFGSHHLEASTLVREGPFGLFEDVVHPEVPGPIKVFPAIEEISPLSRAVDAQFAVGRHRSNKKTHAGLEFVDVRQAGPGDVLADVNWKATARTGTVWLNQRSSELPLDLVIFLDTFSPVQLANLTKVASNLARVHLRNYDRVGLVVFGGTIGWIPPASGRYQERLIAERLLQVRPYATAADKRIDLLPQNAIPRSAAVVVLSTLQDRRMVQAVRDLRFAGHPLTLVGPVGSQTTDGDDAERLGGLIRRQLLEDITRLGVSVVDLENPTLSPTPGPSHVD; this is translated from the coding sequence ATGCAGCGTCGCTACACAGCTCGATTTGCACTGTTGTTGCTCGCTACGTGGGTAACCCTTATCTTCGCAGTGATTGATGGCCCTGCCATCATCGTCATCGGTGCACCCCTCATGCTCCTGGTTGCCATCGGTTTATTGTGGCCGAGGACACCCTTCGGTGCTGTCAAACTCGAGGCTGGTGACTCTGCGATGTGTTTCGAGGGAGATGCGATGACGTTCCGGATCAACCTCGAGGCGCTTCGATCACAGCGCTATCGGATCGAGCTGCGCAGCGGAGATCTTCTTTTGGGCGACGCTGAAGTCGCGTCTGAGTCGGCGATGATCACCGTCATCTTCCCCTGTTTTGGAAGCCATCACCTCGAGGCGAGTACCCTCGTGAGGGAGGGACCATTCGGACTCTTTGAGGATGTGGTGCACCCCGAGGTACCTGGTCCTATCAAAGTCTTTCCCGCTATCGAGGAGATCAGTCCGCTCTCTCGAGCCGTGGATGCACAGTTCGCCGTTGGCCGTCATCGCTCGAACAAGAAGACGCACGCCGGTCTCGAGTTTGTCGATGTTCGCCAGGCAGGTCCTGGCGACGTTCTGGCCGACGTCAACTGGAAGGCAACAGCCCGGACCGGCACGGTGTGGCTAAACCAGCGCAGCAGCGAGCTCCCGCTTGATCTCGTTATTTTCCTCGACACGTTTTCACCCGTGCAGTTAGCCAACCTCACCAAAGTAGCGTCCAACCTGGCCCGGGTGCATCTACGTAACTACGATCGCGTGGGTCTTGTCGTCTTTGGTGGAACCATCGGTTGGATTCCTCCGGCCTCCGGTCGTTATCAGGAACGGTTGATCGCTGAGCGGCTCTTGCAGGTTCGTCCGTACGCGACTGCTGCTGACAAACGCATCGATCTCCTGCCACAAAACGCAATCCCTCGGTCAGCGGCGGTCGTAGTCCTCAGCACGCTCCAAGATCGTCGAATGGTACAGGCAGTACGCGACCTGCGTTTTGCAGGGCATCCGCTGACGCTCGTCGGGCCCGTAGGATCGCAGACCACCGATGGCGACGACGCCGAACGACTAGGTGGCTTGATTCGCCGCCAGCTCCTCGAGGATATCACGCGGCTTGGTGTCAGCGTGGTGGACTTGGAGAACCCAACCCTCTCCCCCACTCCAGGACCCTCGCATGTCGACTAG
- the pyk gene encoding pyruvate kinase, giving the protein MNAPRRTKIVCSIGPASQDVESLVALIEAGMNVARVNMSHGTYAEHTITIENVREAAKRTGQIIGILGDLCGPKLRITGLPARLHLVKPGDQFILSEGEPEEVPQKLTITSLGVLGEVAVGESIAFADGAVRGVIEGISDEGVSVLVTQGGSLAMRKGVNLPDSHLSIPAMTDKDFADASFLLEHAIDFLALSFVGGPQDLTLAREFIRSHATTQNTPRLVAKIERRDALGHIGDIIDVADAVMVARGDLGVEIPVEEVPIEQKRIIHMANARGKMVITATQMLESMISAPTPTRAEASDVANAILDGTDAIMLSAETAVGSYPVDAVGQMDRIARATEGIVSDQSLTLLTHPTRTIHSTADAIGSAAADLSRHLLLKVVIAVTESGHSARTISRYRPSVPILGATPDSFAARSLTLSYGVIPVVIPRSPSTEVMIQEAIENAIDLHLCVSGDLCALVAGIPFGVRGTTNLIKVQIVGEGFLSITDRYQDD; this is encoded by the coding sequence ATGAACGCACCTCGGCGGACGAAGATCGTCTGCAGTATCGGACCCGCCTCTCAAGATGTTGAGAGTCTTGTAGCACTTATCGAAGCCGGGATGAATGTGGCCCGCGTCAACATGTCCCATGGGACCTACGCCGAGCATACCATTACCATCGAGAACGTTCGCGAGGCGGCCAAACGAACTGGCCAGATCATCGGGATTCTCGGCGACCTCTGCGGACCGAAGTTGCGGATCACTGGGTTGCCAGCGCGTCTTCATCTCGTAAAGCCTGGGGATCAATTTATCCTTTCGGAGGGGGAACCCGAGGAGGTCCCCCAAAAACTTACCATTACGTCGCTCGGGGTCTTGGGCGAGGTCGCAGTGGGCGAAAGCATCGCCTTTGCGGACGGGGCAGTTCGTGGTGTCATCGAGGGTATCTCCGACGAAGGGGTCTCCGTACTCGTGACCCAGGGTGGCTCACTCGCGATGCGTAAAGGCGTAAACCTGCCCGACTCGCACCTCTCAATACCTGCGATGACCGACAAGGACTTTGCCGATGCCAGTTTTCTCCTCGAGCATGCTATCGACTTTCTTGCGTTATCATTTGTGGGAGGCCCCCAAGATCTCACGCTGGCTCGTGAATTTATCCGATCACACGCTACGACCCAAAACACGCCACGACTGGTCGCCAAGATCGAACGTCGTGATGCCCTTGGACATATCGGCGATATTATCGATGTTGCCGACGCGGTCATGGTGGCGAGAGGTGATCTAGGCGTTGAGATCCCGGTCGAGGAGGTGCCGATCGAGCAGAAGCGCATCATCCACATGGCCAACGCTCGCGGCAAGATGGTGATCACCGCCACACAGATGCTTGAGTCGATGATTAGCGCTCCAACCCCGACGAGGGCTGAGGCCTCTGATGTGGCCAATGCGATCCTCGACGGAACCGATGCGATCATGCTCTCCGCCGAGACGGCGGTTGGATCCTATCCTGTCGATGCGGTAGGGCAGATGGACCGGATTGCCCGCGCCACCGAGGGGATTGTATCGGACCAAAGCCTCACGCTGCTCACGCATCCCACCAGGACGATCCACTCAACCGCCGACGCGATTGGCTCCGCTGCCGCTGATCTGAGCCGGCATCTGCTGCTCAAGGTGGTGATCGCGGTGACGGAGTCTGGCCACTCCGCTCGGACGATCTCCCGGTATCGCCCAAGCGTACCGATCCTGGGGGCAACTCCGGATAGCTTCGCTGCGCGATCCTTGACGCTCAGCTACGGTGTGATTCCTGTCGTGATTCCCCGTTCCCCAAGCACGGAGGTCATGATCCAGGAGGCGATTGAGAATGCCATCGACCTCCACCTGTGCGTATCCGGAGATCTCTGCGCGCTGGTCGCCGGCATTCCCTTTGGTGTTCGCGGCACGACCAACTTGATCAAGGTCCAGATCGTAGGTGAGGGTTTCCTCTCGATTACCGATCGCTATCAAGATGACTAA
- a CDS encoding DUF4232 domain-containing protein: MKRTWGLRTGLRRPTLIGATVVLTAGLTLSACGSSSKPTSTSQSATSKTNSSKASNKTTKSTDTSTADRGGRCRSANLVAHMVSVEGAAGSTIRTYTLVNTGNNTCTLYGYPGLQLLGTGGAKLTTRVVRTPASEKTVKLAHDAKVAFMMQFANATGYGNESCPTSSALEITPPNDYHYLTLTGPAGTIQAFGGTVQALKCGTIQVQPVAAEPS, from the coding sequence ATGAAGAGAACCTGGGGATTAAGGACCGGCCTACGACGCCCAACGCTTATCGGTGCCACTGTTGTCTTGACCGCTGGCCTCACGCTATCAGCCTGCGGCTCCTCATCGAAGCCGACATCGACTTCACAAAGTGCAACGAGTAAAACGAACTCCTCAAAGGCCAGCAACAAAACGACGAAGTCAACCGATACCTCGACCGCGGATCGAGGAGGACGTTGTCGGTCAGCCAATCTGGTGGCGCATATGGTATCCGTAGAGGGTGCTGCGGGCAGCACCATTCGTACCTATACCCTGGTGAATACGGGCAACAACACCTGCACCTTGTACGGCTATCCTGGGCTTCAGCTTCTCGGTACAGGCGGCGCCAAGTTGACGACCCGAGTGGTTCGAACTCCAGCGAGCGAAAAGACGGTGAAGCTTGCCCATGATGCAAAGGTCGCATTCATGATGCAGTTCGCCAATGCAACTGGGTACGGTAACGAGTCTTGTCCGACCTCATCCGCGCTAGAGATCACCCCACCCAATGATTATCACTACCTCACGCTTACCGGTCCGGCAGGGACCATACAAGCCTTTGGCGGCACCGTACAGGCTCTCAAATGTGGCACCATTCAAGTACAACCAGTGGCGGCAGAACCTTCGTAG
- a CDS encoding DUF4129 domain-containing protein, with the protein MTSSKALGRRWVALVVAAILIVGTGVEGLTAGKAVHTGVDHRVLLTALVRALISALMVLFVVGVGLLVFAALRRNAGQGTRWFTSQQSPFTFPLWLRILIATGAIFFLAFLGFLFYALAPRRKHRQASIERPRVSAGLHAKGPVPVPTHFNYLLPIVIGLLILVVLSAAGLLRQRARRRSYAGREHALTRQPGTGGQLRPIQELETIEDPRDQILACWGYAESRLAQIGFTRLRYETSIEFVRRLAPSLPFPPLELQTLANLFVEARYSNHRVSQRDGQLAYTLITLFDAACTRSTTYA; encoded by the coding sequence ATGACCTCATCCAAAGCACTTGGAAGGCGATGGGTCGCACTTGTTGTCGCCGCGATACTCATTGTTGGTACGGGCGTCGAGGGCCTCACTGCTGGCAAGGCTGTGCACACAGGAGTCGATCACCGCGTCCTGCTGACCGCTCTCGTGCGTGCACTCATCAGTGCACTGATGGTTCTCTTCGTCGTCGGTGTGGGTCTGCTGGTCTTCGCGGCCTTGCGCCGAAACGCAGGACAAGGCACCCGCTGGTTCACCAGTCAACAGAGTCCCTTCACCTTCCCGCTGTGGTTGCGGATACTCATCGCCACTGGCGCAATCTTCTTCTTAGCCTTTCTCGGGTTCCTGTTCTATGCGCTCGCCCCGCGACGCAAGCATCGACAAGCATCGATCGAACGGCCCAGGGTGAGTGCAGGTCTCCATGCGAAGGGACCCGTACCGGTGCCCACTCACTTCAACTACCTGCTTCCCATCGTTATCGGTCTCCTCATCTTGGTCGTGTTGAGTGCTGCTGGACTCCTGCGACAACGCGCACGACGCCGTAGCTATGCTGGTCGTGAACACGCATTGACCCGCCAACCCGGTACCGGTGGACAACTTCGCCCAATCCAAGAGCTCGAAACCATCGAAGATCCCCGTGATCAGATCCTTGCCTGCTGGGGGTATGCGGAGTCTCGCCTCGCACAGATCGGCTTTACGCGCTTGCGCTATGAAACATCCATCGAATTTGTACGCAGGCTAGCGCCAAGCCTCCCATTTCCTCCGCTAGAGCTGCAAACACTGGCCAACCTGTTTGTGGAGGCGCGTTACTCGAATCATCGCGTCAGCCAGCGGGATGGACAACTCGCTTACACGCTCATCACGCTTTTCGACGCCGCTTGTACGAGATCCACGACCTATGCGTAA
- a CDS encoding AAA family ATPase: protein MTRYHATIRDIINEMNHAIHGKDSVVELVVASVFAGGHVLLEDVPGVAKTLLARSLAGTLGLGFARIQFTPDLLPSDIIGLTIWDAKNQEMQFRKGPIFTNILLADELNRASPKTQSALLEAMAESQVTVDGVTYPLPDPFIVIATQNPIEFEGTYPLPEAQVDRFLAATTIGYPSQTDEEQIVNDHLLTGLANTSVRQIFDSEQLQEVRGTLPKVFVSNAIVAYIVALTRYTRDRSSVSLGASPRGAIALALLARASAAVAGRDFVTPEDVKAMALPALGHRIRLSPEAWIRGVRRESIVNEAVQAVPAPVALNEGSNPH from the coding sequence ATAACGAGATATCACGCTACCATACGAGACATTATCAATGAGATGAATCATGCTATTCATGGAAAAGATAGTGTAGTGGAGCTGGTCGTTGCATCGGTGTTTGCCGGGGGCCATGTACTTTTAGAGGACGTGCCAGGCGTGGCGAAGACACTACTTGCGCGTAGCCTGGCGGGGACATTGGGTCTTGGTTTCGCACGCATTCAATTCACCCCAGATCTCCTGCCAAGTGATATCATTGGTCTGACTATTTGGGATGCTAAGAACCAGGAAATGCAGTTTCGGAAGGGACCAATATTTACCAATATATTGCTTGCTGACGAACTCAATCGTGCCTCGCCAAAGACCCAGTCAGCACTGCTCGAGGCGATGGCAGAGTCGCAAGTCACCGTCGATGGCGTCACCTACCCGCTACCGGACCCTTTTATCGTGATCGCGACTCAGAACCCAATCGAGTTCGAAGGAACATACCCACTGCCAGAGGCCCAGGTCGATCGCTTCCTCGCCGCTACCACAATCGGCTATCCCAGCCAGACCGATGAGGAGCAGATCGTGAACGATCACCTGCTAACCGGGCTGGCAAACACGTCGGTGCGACAGATCTTCGATAGCGAACAGCTGCAAGAGGTTCGAGGAACACTGCCTAAGGTTTTTGTCTCGAACGCGATCGTCGCCTACATCGTCGCGCTCACGCGCTACACGCGTGATCGTTCGTCAGTCTCGTTAGGCGCGAGCCCACGAGGGGCCATCGCACTCGCCTTGCTCGCTCGAGCATCGGCTGCGGTAGCTGGTCGAGATTTTGTCACTCCAGAGGATGTGAAGGCCATGGCGCTGCCCGCACTGGGCCATCGCATTCGACTAAGTCCCGAGGCGTGGATACGTGGCGTACGCCGAGAGAGCATCGTCAACGAAGCGGTGCAGGCGGTGCCGGCACCTGTCGCCCTCAACGAGGGTAGCAACCCACATTAA